From Hippea alviniae EP5-r, the proteins below share one genomic window:
- a CDS encoding S1 RNA-binding domain-containing protein, with translation MSNTEKDVQTMVNYDDVFKNFDSGDIVKGKVIKITDEDVYVDIGYKSEGVIKLKEFMDDDGNVNVNVGDEVEAVFFNKTNDDGFEILSKAAAERIKGWNKVLEAYKENKTVKGRIKSLVNGGFTVRIDGYFAFLPGSQVELRPIKNYPSYVGKEFEFKVVNINEAKRNAVLSRKVLLEEEEREKQQRIWEKIKEDAVLTGKVKNITDYGVFVDLGGVDGLVHITDMSYSRVSHPSELVKLGEEIQVKIIKIEESEGKKKIYLGMKQLTKDPWEDIENKFSVEQITEGKIVNIVDYGIFVEIAEGIEGLVHKSEVSYDKYPPKIDELYKIGDTVKVKITGIDKENRRMSLSIKQTKPYPWENIEERYKPEDIVEGTITGIKEFGVFVKLEDGVEGLIHENDLSWDKEEKPNLQLGDKIKVKVLSIDKEKEKIALGLKQLTKDPWEDVDKKYSAGDIVEAKVVSVKPFGSFVKIEKGIESLVPKSEYNNLQPKPTETVKVKILRIDKDKKRLISGFVNE, from the coding sequence ATGTCAAACACGGAAAAAGATGTTCAAACAATGGTAAACTATGACGATGTTTTCAAAAACTTCGACAGTGGAGACATAGTAAAGGGAAAGGTTATAAAAATAACAGATGAAGATGTGTATGTCGATATAGGATACAAATCCGAAGGCGTAATAAAACTGAAAGAGTTTATGGATGATGATGGCAATGTAAATGTAAATGTTGGTGATGAAGTTGAAGCAGTATTCTTCAACAAAACAAACGATGACGGGTTTGAAATACTTTCAAAAGCAGCAGCAGAGAGAATCAAGGGCTGGAATAAAGTCCTTGAAGCATACAAAGAGAACAAAACGGTAAAAGGCAGAATAAAAAGCCTTGTAAACGGTGGATTTACCGTAAGAATAGATGGATACTTTGCTTTTTTGCCCGGTTCTCAAGTCGAGCTGAGACCAATCAAAAATTACCCTTCCTATGTTGGTAAAGAGTTTGAGTTCAAAGTTGTAAACATAAACGAAGCAAAGAGAAATGCTGTCTTATCGAGAAAGGTTCTTCTTGAAGAAGAAGAGAGAGAGAAACAGCAGCGCATCTGGGAAAAGATAAAAGAAGATGCCGTGTTAACGGGAAAGGTTAAAAATATAACAGATTACGGTGTGTTTGTTGACTTGGGTGGAGTTGACGGTTTAGTTCACATAACCGACATGTCATACAGCAGAGTATCTCATCCGTCAGAACTTGTAAAACTTGGCGAAGAGATACAGGTAAAAATCATCAAGATAGAAGAGAGCGAAGGTAAAAAGAAGATATACCTTGGAATGAAGCAGTTAACAAAAGACCCGTGGGAAGACATTGAAAACAAGTTCTCAGTCGAGCAGATAACCGAAGGCAAAATCGTTAACATCGTGGATTACGGCATATTTGTTGAGATAGCTGAAGGCATAGAAGGCCTTGTCCACAAAAGTGAAGTAAGTTATGACAAATATCCACCAAAGATTGATGAGCTATACAAAATTGGCGATACTGTAAAGGTTAAAATCACTGGCATAGACAAAGAGAATAGACGCATGTCTCTTTCAATAAAACAGACAAAACCGTATCCTTGGGAAAACATCGAAGAAAGGTATAAACCCGAAGACATAGTTGAAGGCACGATAACAGGCATAAAAGAGTTCGGCGTATTTGTAAAACTGGAAGACGGTGTTGAAGGGTTAATACACGAAAACGATTTATCGTGGGATAAAGAAGAGAAACCAAATCTGCAGCTTGGTGATAAAATCAAGGTAAAGGTTTTAAGCATCGATAAAGAAAAGGAAAAAATAGCACTTGGATTAAAACAGCTCACAAAAGACCCGTGGGAAGATGTCGATAAAAAATATTCAGCAGGTGATATTGTTGAAGCCAAAGTCGTAAGCGTAAAACCATTTGGCAGTTTTGTAAAAATAGAGAAGGGTATTGAGAGCCTTGTTCCAAAAAGCGAATACAACAATCTTCAGCCAAAGCCAACAGAAACAGTAAAGGTAAAAATCTTAAGAATTGACAAGGATAAGAAAAGGCTCATATCTGGCTTTGTAAACGAATAA
- the sppA gene encoding signal peptide peptidase SppA: protein MAKKIIKYAVGIFVFIFIANVVYFSSKKSNVALIKIDGLITSKKANEIIKSINRAVKSANIKAILIKINSGGGEAVASQRLFIAIKKASKKKFTIALIEDVGASGAYYAACGAGKIISYPASIIGSIGVIFETINVSELAKRLGVSLFVVKTGKVKDVGNPFRKPTEEDKKMIQNLLNSVYEQFLNAVSSSRHIPLNKLKQIADGSVFTGNEALKLKLIDSTGGLNKAKELIRKKIDEPVSFENFNPKESSLSKLLNETYDYLEIISKPTIKMMAR, encoded by the coding sequence ATGGCAAAAAAGATAATAAAATATGCTGTTGGAATATTCGTTTTTATATTTATAGCCAATGTTGTCTATTTTTCTTCTAAAAAGAGCAATGTCGCACTCATAAAAATCGACGGCTTAATAACATCTAAAAAAGCCAACGAGATAATAAAATCTATAAACAGAGCAGTAAAATCAGCTAACATAAAAGCCATACTCATCAAAATAAACTCAGGTGGTGGTGAAGCAGTTGCAAGTCAAAGACTTTTCATAGCTATAAAAAAAGCATCGAAAAAGAAATTCACTATAGCGCTAATCGAAGATGTTGGAGCAAGTGGAGCCTATTATGCAGCATGCGGAGCAGGCAAAATCATATCATATCCTGCATCTATAATTGGCAGCATAGGTGTGATATTTGAGACAATTAATGTATCAGAACTTGCAAAAAGGTTGGGTGTAAGTCTATTCGTCGTAAAAACAGGAAAAGTTAAAGATGTAGGAAACCCGTTCAGAAAACCAACAGAAGAAGACAAAAAGATGATTCAAAATCTGCTAAACAGCGTATATGAGCAGTTTTTGAACGCTGTCTCATCAAGCAGACATATACCATTAAACAAACTAAAACAGATAGCAGACGGAAGTGTATTCACCGGAAATGAAGCCCTTAAATTAAAACTCATAGACTCAACGGGCGGATTAAATAAGGCAAAAGAGCTGATAAGAAAAAAAATAGATGAACCTGTATCCTTTGAAAATTTCAACCCAAAGGAGAGCTCTCTTTCAAAATTGCTTAACGAGACATACGATTATTTAGAGATAATCTCAAAACCCACAATTAAAATGATGGCAAGATGA
- a CDS encoding ATP-binding protein has product MLTEILREKGYKVFRNYPFVDREEEIAFLKEYFETEPSRILFLYGPKSSGKTTLIEYVVENELFEDFENLKPRDNYWVRYVNLRGKLISSYGTFFESFIKSEEDYEVQKSISAGVSIAVITLKAEVLKQVKERKKDLFDALIDELYKKVKKENKKPILIIDEIQTLEEIYINGERELLKEFLNFCVRLTKETHLSHVVILTSNTIFLNRIYNDSKLKETSIFKRIDHPSKEIAEKLLKDLGYNESQINLILEYFGNIISRLLYLYTFIKPEDSIEKLKEFLEKEKLNAKMQILEILKRYKKYNLPKNAEEIFMNIADRLMKDGLNFKDLTEEETELIDILCEREILFFDPQTGIITPNSRIYLKAVEDLVLSVKQ; this is encoded by the coding sequence ATGTTAACTGAAATCTTAAGAGAGAAGGGCTACAAAGTCTTTAGAAATTATCCGTTTGTTGATAGGGAAGAAGAGATAGCCTTTCTGAAAGAATATTTTGAAACGGAACCAAGCAGAATCCTGTTTCTCTACGGTCCAAAATCTTCAGGCAAAACAACACTCATTGAGTATGTCGTTGAAAACGAGCTATTTGAAGATTTTGAGAATCTGAAGCCAAGAGATAACTATTGGGTTAGGTATGTAAACTTAAGAGGGAAACTCATATCAAGCTACGGGACATTCTTTGAGTCTTTCATTAAGTCAGAAGAAGATTATGAAGTTCAAAAAAGTATATCTGCAGGAGTGTCTATTGCAGTAATCACACTTAAAGCAGAAGTCTTAAAACAGGTAAAAGAGAGAAAAAAGGATTTATTTGATGCTCTAATAGATGAACTTTATAAAAAGGTAAAGAAAGAAAATAAAAAACCCATTCTCATTATTGATGAGATTCAGACATTGGAAGAGATTTACATCAATGGAGAAAGAGAGCTCCTAAAAGAGTTTTTAAACTTCTGTGTAAGATTGACAAAAGAGACGCATCTGTCTCATGTTGTAATTTTGACAAGCAATACAATATTTTTGAACAGGATTTATAATGACTCTAAGCTGAAAGAGACGAGCATATTTAAAAGAATAGACCACCCGTCAAAGGAGATAGCAGAAAAACTGCTTAAGGATTTGGGATACAATGAGAGTCAGATTAATCTGATACTTGAGTATTTCGGTAATATAATTAGCAGGCTGTTGTATCTGTACACATTCATAAAACCCGAAGATTCCATTGAAAAGTTAAAGGAGTTCTTAGAGAAAGAGAAACTCAATGCGAAGATGCAAATACTTGAGATATTAAAAAGATATAAAAAATATAACCTTCCTAAGAATGCCGAAGAGATATTTATGAATATTGCAGATAGACTAATGAAAGATGGGTTGAATTTTAAGGATTTAACAGAAGAAGAGACAGAGCTAATTGATATACTGTGCGAAAGAGAGATTCTCTTCTTTGACCCACAAACTGGCATTATAACACCAAACAGCAGGATTTATTTGAAAGCAGTGGAAGATTTGGTGTTGAGTGTGAAGCAATAA
- the lspA gene encoding signal peptidase II codes for MDKNGIKGVSLILLFFILDYFSKSYIASNLPLNSSIEVIKGFFNIVHIRNAGIAFGVFAHLPPSIRLIALGGISIVVFVVVLYLILRGKDRNWLYIVSLAFLGGGDLGNLYDRIFKGYVVDFLDFHIGNYHYPAFNLADTFITVGIFLLFVYKFLPAFSKTETKS; via the coding sequence ATGGATAAAAACGGCATAAAAGGAGTATCTCTGATACTCCTTTTTTTTATTTTAGATTACTTTTCCAAGTCCTATATAGCATCGAACTTGCCTTTAAACTCATCAATAGAAGTTATAAAGGGTTTTTTTAATATTGTTCACATAAGAAATGCGGGTATAGCATTTGGTGTATTTGCTCATCTTCCACCATCTATCAGGCTTATAGCTTTGGGTGGTATAAGTATTGTTGTGTTTGTTGTGGTTTTATATCTTATTTTGCGTGGGAAGGATAGAAATTGGTTGTATATCGTATCTCTTGCCTTCTTAGGCGGCGGCGATTTGGGTAATCTATACGATAGAATTTTTAAAGGTTATGTTGTTGATTTCTTGGATTTTCACATCGGTAATTATCATTATCCCGCCTTCAATCTTGCCGATACATTCATAACAGTTGGCATATTTTTGTTGTTTGTTTATAAATTCCTGCCAGCTTTTTCTAAAACCGAGACAAAGTCTTAA
- the rplQ gene encoding 50S ribosomal protein L17, with protein sequence MRHRKGYKTLSIDGERRKHLLRNLAISLIEHERITTTDAKAKELVRFISKLITKAKNDTLANRRIVYSRLNNNKKAVRKLFDEIAPRFASRNGGYVRRIKLGFRKGDAAPISIVEFVEKSEES encoded by the coding sequence ATGAGGCATAGAAAGGGATACAAAACATTAAGTATTGACGGTGAAAGAAGAAAGCATCTTTTGAGAAACCTTGCCATATCGTTGATAGAACACGAGAGGATTACAACCACAGATGCAAAGGCTAAAGAGCTTGTTAGGTTTATAAGCAAGCTTATAACGAAAGCTAAGAATGATACTCTTGCTAACAGAAGGATAGTTTATTCAAGGTTAAACAACAATAAGAAGGCTGTTAGAAAGCTGTTTGATGAGATAGCTCCAAGATTTGCATCAAGAAACGGTGGTTATGTAAGAAGAATAAAGTTGGGCTTTAGAAAAGGCGATGCAGCTCCTATCTCTATTGTGGAGTTTGTTGAGAAATCCGAAGAGAGCTAA
- a CDS encoding DNA-directed RNA polymerase subunit alpha, with protein MMGVFNYLTLPKEVKIEEHTPTYGKFALEPLNEGYATTIGNALRRILLSSIPGIAIVGVEIEGVESEFSTIDGVKEDVLNIILNLKQVRFRALNENFEEGEVYISKDTPGVVTSADIQLPGNIEIVNDDVYICELMDDAKFEAKIYLKKGIGYKQADYEIVNREIGYIPVDALFSPIVKVAYHSEKSTMKDYYNYERLTIEIHTDGTVSPQEALKTASYILGNYVSVFAGDFKRIIEAQPLKKKEEEQINENLLKPVEELELNVRASNCLAAHNIKYIYELVQKTDQELLSTKNFGKQSLKEIKDSLKQLGLELGMKFDDEQLERIKQLIAEKEGESDEA; from the coding sequence ATGATGGGCGTTTTTAACTATTTGACTCTGCCAAAGGAAGTTAAGATTGAAGAACACACTCCAACTTACGGCAAGTTTGCTCTTGAACCTTTAAATGAAGGTTATGCAACAACCATAGGTAATGCCTTAAGAAGGATTCTGTTATCTTCTATTCCCGGCATAGCTATTGTTGGTGTTGAGATAGAGGGCGTTGAGAGTGAATTTAGCACAATTGATGGCGTTAAAGAAGATGTATTGAATATAATTCTTAATCTCAAACAGGTTAGATTCAGAGCCTTAAATGAAAACTTTGAGGAAGGTGAAGTTTACATCTCAAAGGATACACCAGGTGTAGTCACATCGGCGGATATTCAGCTTCCTGGCAATATAGAGATAGTTAACGACGATGTGTATATATGTGAGCTGATGGATGATGCAAAATTTGAAGCAAAAATTTATCTTAAAAAAGGCATTGGATATAAACAGGCAGATTACGAGATAGTTAACAGAGAGATAGGTTATATTCCTGTTGATGCGCTGTTTTCACCTATTGTTAAGGTTGCATATCACTCTGAAAAATCCACGATGAAAGACTATTATAACTACGAAAGATTAACAATAGAGATTCATACAGACGGAACAGTGTCTCCGCAGGAAGCTTTGAAAACCGCAAGTTATATTTTGGGTAATTATGTCTCTGTATTCGCTGGTGATTTCAAGAGAATTATAGAAGCTCAGCCGCTTAAGAAGAAAGAAGAAGAGCAGATAAATGAGAATCTTCTTAAACCGGTGGAGGAACTCGAGCTTAATGTCAGGGCTTCTAACTGTCTTGCAGCACACAACATTAAATACATATACGAACTTGTTCAGAAAACAGACCAGGAACTTTTAAGCACGAAGAACTTTGGAAAACAGTCACTAAAAGAGATAAAGGATTCTTTGAAACAGCTGGGATTGGAGCTTGGTATGAAGTTTGACGATGAGCAGCTTGAGAGAATAAAACAGCTTATTGCTGAAAAAGAAGGAGAAAGCGATGAGGCATAG
- the rpsD gene encoding 30S ribosomal protein S4: MAVYTGPACRRCRALGVKLFLKGERCFTDKCAFERRPYPPGKTRNTRRKLSSYALHLMEKQKAKAVYGVLERQFRRYFEEAKRQRGETGANLVVLLERRLDNVVYRAGFASSRREARRLVSHGHIRVNGRKVDIPSYLVKKGDVISVADKMKNKEEFRRKFEENTRRSAVSWISVDLDKVEAVFNDYPTRDDVQPPFNENAIVELYSK; the protein is encoded by the coding sequence ATGGCAGTATATACTGGACCTGCTTGTAGAAGATGCAGAGCTTTGGGTGTTAAGCTCTTCTTAAAAGGCGAGAGATGCTTTACTGATAAATGCGCTTTTGAGAGAAGACCGTATCCACCAGGAAAAACGAGAAATACGAGAAGAAAACTCTCTTCTTATGCATTGCACTTGATGGAAAAGCAGAAGGCAAAAGCCGTATATGGCGTGCTTGAACGCCAATTTAGAAGATACTTTGAAGAGGCAAAAAGACAAAGAGGTGAAACAGGTGCTAATCTTGTTGTCCTGCTTGAGAGAAGGTTGGACAATGTTGTCTATAGAGCTGGTTTTGCATCTTCAAGAAGAGAAGCAAGAAGGCTTGTTTCTCACGGCCATATAAGGGTTAATGGTAGAAAGGTTGATATACCTTCTTATCTTGTAAAGAAGGGTGATGTGATTAGTGTTGCAGATAAAATGAAAAACAAAGAAGAGTTTAGAAGGAAGTTTGAAGAGAATACAAGAAGGTCGGCTGTATCATGGATAAGTGTTGACCTTGATAAGGTTGAAGCTGTATTCAACGATTATCCAACAAGGGATGATGTACAGCCACCATTCAACGAAAACGCCATAGTTGAGTTGTACTCCAAATAA
- the rpsK gene encoding 30S ribosomal protein S11: protein MAKKVAKKKKKVKRNVVSGIAHIQATFNNTIVTITDPDGNVLCWSSAGDSGFKGTRKGTPFAAQLAAENAAKKAMAMGMKEIDVRVKGPGPGRETAIRALASAGLRVKSIRDVTPIPHNGCRPPKRRRV, encoded by the coding sequence ATGGCTAAGAAGGTAGCTAAAAAGAAGAAAAAGGTAAAGAGAAATGTCGTAAGCGGCATAGCTCATATTCAGGCGACTTTTAACAATACAATCGTTACAATCACAGACCCTGACGGTAATGTTCTCTGCTGGTCTTCAGCTGGAGATAGTGGTTTTAAGGGCACAAGGAAGGGAACACCTTTTGCCGCTCAGCTTGCAGCTGAAAATGCTGCCAAGAAGGCTATGGCTATGGGCATGAAAGAGATTGATGTTAGGGTCAAGGGCCCAGGCCCTGGAAGGGAAACGGCTATAAGGGCATTGGCAAGTGCTGGATTAAGGGTTAAATCTATCAGGGATGTTACACCTATTCCGCACAACGGTTGCAGACCACCAAAAAGAAGAAGGGTATAA
- the rpsM gene encoding 30S ribosomal protein S13: MARIAGVELPRNKKIFIALTYIYGIGRSRSMEILQKANVDPDKRTHELTPEEIQRIRSVVADYKVEGELRKEVAMNIKALMDLGNYRGLRHRKGLPVRGQRTRTNARTRKGKKKTVGRK; encoded by the coding sequence GTGGCTCGTATTGCAGGTGTTGAATTACCAAGGAATAAGAAGATATTTATCGCTTTGACTTACATTTACGGTATAGGTAGAAGCAGATCTATGGAGATTCTGCAGAAAGCCAATGTTGATCCAGACAAGAGAACGCATGAGCTGACTCCAGAAGAGATTCAGCGCATTAGAAGTGTTGTTGCCGATTACAAGGTTGAGGGTGAGCTAAGAAAAGAAGTTGCTATGAACATCAAGGCGTTGATGGACCTTGGCAACTATAGAGGACTCAGACACAGAAAGGGCTTACCAGTAAGAGGCCAAAGAACAAGAACAAACGCAAGAACGAGAAAAGGTAAGAAGAAAACAGTAGGTAGAAAGTAA
- the rpmJ gene encoding 50S ribosomal protein L36, translating to MKVRPSVKKMCPKCKIIRRKGVVRVVCENPKHKQRQG from the coding sequence ATGAAGGTTAGACCGTCGGTAAAGAAGATGTGTCCTAAGTGTAAGATAATTAGAAGAAAAGGCGTTGTAAGGGTTGTATGCGAAAACCCTAAACATAAACAAAGACAGGGATAG
- the infA gene encoding translation initiation factor IF-1: MAKEKSITVDGEVVEALPNAMFRVKLSNGHIVLAHVAGKMRMHFIKILPGDKVKVELSPYSIERGRIVYRYK, translated from the coding sequence ATGGCAAAAGAGAAGAGTATTACCGTTGACGGTGAAGTTGTTGAAGCTTTGCCCAATGCTATGTTTAGGGTGAAGCTGTCCAATGGTCATATTGTTTTGGCTCATGTTGCTGGCAAGATGAGGATGCATTTTATCAAAATCTTGCCAGGTGATAAGGTTAAAGTTGAGCTGTCTCCTTACAGTATAGAAAGGGGACGAATAGTTTACAGATACAAGTAA
- the map gene encoding type I methionyl aminopeptidase, translating into MIVLKSKEEIEKMRVVNRMVGEILNILKNEVKPGITTEYLNRVAEEEAKKRHAKCAFKGYAGFPKSLCTSINEEVVHGIPSKRRVLKEGDIISLDFGLIYDGWYGDSAITVAVGKIDEKKKKLMQVTREALYRGIQQAKPGNFLYDISAAIQSYVESFGFSSVRDYVGHGIGRQLHEDPQVPNYVPSKTDRGPLLRVGMTMAIEPMINAGTWRIKVLKDGWTVVTADGEPSAHFEHTIAITEDGPVILSEVN; encoded by the coding sequence ATGATTGTTCTTAAGAGTAAAGAAGAAATAGAGAAGATGCGGGTTGTAAACCGCATGGTGGGTGAAATACTTAACATCTTGAAAAATGAGGTAAAACCTGGTATAACCACCGAGTATTTGAATAGGGTTGCAGAAGAAGAGGCCAAAAAAAGGCATGCAAAGTGTGCCTTTAAAGGTTATGCTGGTTTTCCTAAGTCGCTGTGCACTTCAATCAACGAAGAGGTGGTGCACGGCATACCTTCAAAGAGAAGGGTTTTAAAGGAAGGTGATATTATAAGCCTTGATTTTGGCCTTATATACGATGGATGGTATGGCGATTCGGCAATTACCGTGGCTGTTGGTAAGATAGATGAGAAAAAGAAGAAACTGATGCAGGTTACAAGGGAAGCCCTGTATAGGGGCATTCAGCAGGCTAAGCCGGGCAACTTCCTGTATGATATCTCTGCGGCTATCCAAAGTTATGTTGAGAGTTTTGGCTTTAGTTCAGTAAGGGATTATGTAGGTCATGGGATTGGAAGGCAGCTTCATGAAGACCCGCAAGTCCCAAACTATGTGCCTTCAAAAACTGATAGAGGACCGCTGCTTAGGGTTGGTATGACTATGGCGATTGAGCCGATGATTAATGCGGGCACATGGAGGATTAAGGTTTTGAAAGATGGATGGACTGTTGTTACGGCTGATGGTGAACCATCGGCACATTTTGAGCATACGATAGCCATAACGGAAGACGGTCCAGTAATTTTAAGTGAGGTAAACTGA
- a CDS encoding adenylate kinase: MILILLGAPGVGKGTQGVLISKEYGIPQISTGDILRKEVKEETELGKKAKQYMDKGELVPDDIIIDMMEKRIKEDDCKNGFILDGFPRTTTQAEAFDEMLKKNSLSLDKVLLIDVPEEEIVERLTGRRVCPNCGAVYHIKNNPPKQEGICDKCGSKLIQRDDDTEEVVRNRLEVYKKSTMPLVEYYEKQGKLVKIDGTGRIEEIFERIKKALG; the protein is encoded by the coding sequence ATGATTCTTATCTTGCTTGGTGCACCTGGTGTTGGTAAAGGCACGCAGGGTGTTTTGATAAGTAAAGAGTATGGAATTCCACAGATTTCAACGGGTGATATACTGAGAAAAGAAGTTAAAGAAGAAACGGAACTTGGCAAAAAAGCCAAACAATACATGGATAAAGGCGAGCTTGTTCCTGATGATATTATAATTGATATGATGGAGAAGAGAATAAAGGAAGACGATTGTAAAAACGGCTTTATCTTGGACGGTTTTCCAAGAACAACTACTCAGGCTGAAGCGTTTGATGAGATGCTGAAAAAGAATAGTTTGAGCCTTGATAAGGTTCTGCTTATAGATGTTCCAGAAGAAGAGATTGTTGAGAGATTAACAGGCAGAAGGGTGTGTCCAAATTGTGGTGCTGTGTATCACATAAAGAACAATCCGCCAAAACAGGAAGGTATCTGTGATAAGTGCGGCAGTAAGTTGATTCAAAGGGATGATGATACAGAAGAAGTTGTAAGAAATAGGCTTGAAGTGTATAAGAAATCGACGATGCCGCTTGTTGAGTATTACGAAAAACAGGGTAAGCTTGTTAAGATAGATGGAACGGGCAGGATAGAAGAGATATTCGAGAGGATTAAGAAGGCTTTAGGATGA
- the secY gene encoding preprotein translocase subunit SecY: MREDYSNIFNIPELNRRLFFTLIMFIVFRIAAHVPTPGVDPHVLAAIFEQAKGTALGLFNLFSGGAIKNFSIISLGIMPYISAAIIMELLGAVSPELAALKKEGEAGRRKITEYTRYGTVVIAFLQGLGIAVGLQSMHGPGGASVVIWHGLPFVLFTAMTMTAGSVFLMFVGEQITERGIGNGISLLIFAGIVARLPAALGNLFRLVSAGEMSFLSLLVIFAVAVAVVAFVVFVELAQRRIPVQYPRRMVGRRLYGGQTSYIPLKINVSGVIPPIFASSILLFPVTITKIVNVPFLKTLSGYIMPGSLIYSVVYVGLIFFFAYFYTAIVFNPKEIAENLKKNGGFVPGIRPGRYTAEYLDWVLDRLTFGGAIYLSFVCVLPWILIRRFNVPFYFGGTALLIVVQVALDTIMQIQAHLYMRNYEGFLKNRRTR; the protein is encoded by the coding sequence GTGAGGGAAGATTATTCAAATATTTTTAATATTCCCGAACTTAACAGAAGGCTTTTCTTTACACTTATAATGTTTATCGTTTTTAGAATTGCTGCACATGTGCCGACTCCCGGCGTTGACCCACATGTGTTGGCTGCCATTTTTGAACAGGCAAAGGGAACAGCCTTAGGCTTGTTCAACCTATTCTCTGGCGGAGCTATCAAAAACTTCAGTATTATATCACTCGGTATAATGCCTTACATCTCGGCAGCCATTATAATGGAGTTGCTTGGAGCTGTAAGTCCTGAGCTTGCGGCTTTAAAGAAGGAAGGCGAAGCTGGAAGAAGAAAGATAACAGAATACACAAGATACGGAACAGTTGTCATAGCGTTTCTGCAGGGTCTTGGTATAGCGGTAGGCCTTCAGTCTATGCATGGGCCTGGCGGCGCAAGTGTCGTTATATGGCATGGTCTTCCGTTTGTTCTGTTTACTGCTATGACTATGACGGCTGGTAGCGTGTTTTTGATGTTCGTAGGTGAACAGATAACAGAAAGGGGAATAGGAAACGGTATATCTTTGCTTATTTTTGCTGGTATCGTTGCGAGATTACCCGCAGCGTTGGGCAATCTATTCAGACTTGTCAGTGCGGGAGAGATGAGTTTTCTCTCTTTGCTTGTTATATTTGCCGTTGCCGTTGCCGTTGTTGCCTTTGTTGTGTTTGTTGAGCTTGCTCAAAGAAGAATACCTGTTCAGTATCCAAGAAGGATGGTTGGAAGAAGGCTTTATGGTGGTCAGACAAGCTATATACCGTTAAAAATCAATGTTTCTGGCGTTATACCACCAATCTTTGCTTCATCAATCCTTCTGTTTCCGGTCACAATAACAAAGATAGTAAATGTTCCGTTTTTAAAAACGCTTTCAGGTTATATAATGCCTGGTAGCTTGATTTATAGTGTTGTTTATGTAGGCTTAATTTTCTTCTTTGCTTACTTTTATACAGCTATTGTGTTTAATCCAAAAGAGATAGCTGAAAATCTAAAGAAAAACGGCGGTTTTGTTCCTGGCATAAGGCCGGGTAGATATACAGCAGAATACTTAGACTGGGTTCTTGATAGATTGACTTTTGGTGGTGCTATCTATCTTTCATTTGTATGTGTTTTGCCCTGGATTCTGATAAGAAGATTTAATGTGCCGTTCTATTTTGGTGGCACGGCACTGCTTATTGTGGTTCAGGTTGCTCTGGATACGATAATGCAGATTCAGGCTCATCTGTATATGAGAAATTACGAAGGTTTCTTGAAGAATAGAAGGACAAGATAG
- the rplO gene encoding 50S ribosomal protein L15, with amino-acid sequence MELYELPRIVKDRKRVGRGDSSGWGTTAGRGNKGEKQRSGGAKPAYFEGGQTPLYRRLPKRGFKNPFRVEYQIVNVGRLNEVCNDGDLVDINYMVKANLIKGNRPVKVLGEGEITKKITVIADAFSKSAVEKIQKAGGSVEVLQ; translated from the coding sequence ATGGAACTTTACGAGCTTCCAAGAATTGTTAAGGATAGAAAGAGAGTCGGAAGAGGCGACTCAAGTGGCTGGGGTACAACAGCAGGCAGAGGAAACAAGGGTGAAAAACAGAGATCCGGTGGTGCAAAGCCTGCGTACTTTGAAGGTGGTCAGACGCCACTATACAGAAGACTTCCAAAGAGAGGCTTTAAAAATCCTTTCAGAGTAGAGTATCAAATTGTTAATGTAGGAAGACTCAACGAAGTATGTAATGATGGCGATTTGGTTGATATAAACTACATGGTAAAGGCTAACTTAATAAAGGGTAATAGGCCAGTTAAGGTGCTTGGAGAAGGTGAAATAACAAAGAAGATTACGGTTATAGCAGATGCATTCTCAAAGAGTGCTGTTGAGAAAATACAAAAAGCTGGTGGAAGTGTAGAGGTACTACAGTGA